A genomic segment from Zonotrichia albicollis isolate bZonAlb1 chromosome 19, bZonAlb1.hap1, whole genome shotgun sequence encodes:
- the C19H17orf75 gene encoding protein Njmu-R1, which yields MLPALPDGDERELESSEEGGGAGEERRPERHGCTYHGLYGYRRSAQPGAAAGDGSAGGAVAHTPSAEDFSLSLLDTNLPAEAETELRSFIAKRLTKGALFEGMGNVASVGLSIPEGKVGCYYCRFQQESLLEMATLESDINAPEYVVCFLGGSEKGLELFRLELDKYIQNLKINLDLEQKNLEACVSPYLRSWFEDAICPIQRVVQLFQDKLASLLHAALSYTPVEVKNADERTEKDISRFLAAASLQGLVQEGTMTSLCIAMTEEQHKSMVIDCSGPQPQLHNAGSNRFCEDWMQAFVNGAEGGNPFLFRQILENFKLKAIQDINNLKRFIRQAEMNHYALFKCYLFLKNCGSGDILLKIVKVEHAEMPEARNVVTVLEEFMRETSVA from the exons atGCTGCCGGCGCTGCCGGACGGCGATGAgcgggagctggagagcagcgaggagggcggcggcgcgggcgaGGAGCGGCGGCCGGAGCGGCACGGCTGCACCTACCACGGCCTCTATGGCTACCGCAG GTCCGCGCAGCCGGGAGCCGCCGCCGGGGATGGCAGTGCCGGCGGCGCCGTGGCGCACACACCCTCCGCCGAGGACTTCAG CCTCTCCTTGCTGGACACCAACCTACCCGCCGAGGCGGAGACGGAGTTGCGCAGTTTCATCGCGAAGCGCCTTACTAAAGGAGCGCTCTTTGAAGGAATGGGGAATGTAGCATCAGTGGGGCTGAG CATACCAGAAGGTAAAGTTGGGTGTTACTACTGTCGTTTCCAACAAGAAAGTCTTCTGGAAATGGCAACGTTGGAATCAGACATCAATGCTCCAGAATATGTGGTTTGTTTCTTAGGTGGCTCAGAGAAAGGTCTGGAACT TTTCAGACTTGAGCTGGACAAATACATTCAAAATCTGAAGATAAATCTTGATTTGGAG CAAAAAAACTTGGAGGCCTGTGTTAGCCCATACCTGAGGAGCTGGTTTGAGGATGCCATCTGCCCTATCCAGAGGGTTGTGCAGCTCTTCCAGGACAAACTTGCCTCCCTGCTACATGCT gCTCTGAGTTACACTCCTGTAGAAGTCAAAAATGCAGATGAAAGAACAGAGAAGGACATCAGCAG GTTCCTGGCAGCTGCCAGCCTCCAAGGACTTGTCCAGGAAGGCACAATGACCTCCCTGTGCATTGCCATGACAGAGGAACAGCACAAGTCCATGGTTATAGACTGTAGTGGacctcagccccagctgcatAATGCAG GAAGCAACAGATTCTGTGAGGACTGGATGCAAGCTTTTGTGAATGGTGCTGAAGGTGGAAATCCATTTCTCTTCCGGCAGATTTTAGAAAACTTTAAATTGAAG GCTATCCAGGACATCAACAACCTGAAGAGGTTTATCCGCCAGGCTGAAATGAACCACTACGCCCTGTTCAAGTGCTACCTGTTCCTAAAGAACTGTGGCAGTGGAGACATCCTGCTGAAGATTGTCAAAGTAGAACATGCAGAAATGCCAGAGGCCAGGAACGTAGTGACCGTCCTGGAGGAATTCATGAGAGAAACATCAGTGGCTTAA